From a region of the Triticum aestivum cultivar Chinese Spring chromosome 7D, IWGSC CS RefSeq v2.1, whole genome shotgun sequence genome:
- the LOC123169386 gene encoding uncharacterized protein translates to METSQKTLPDIPGDLLEKIFVRLPTPEDLARTSAACVTFRGVVTDGSFLRSFRRLHAPPVLGFFAHSQFHPAPPPHPSARAARALALAADFSFSFLPSYCRWGVCDSRDGRVLLARKPEKGKEAPIFTELVVCDPLHRQYILLPTVPEDLVASVENSVKDCFWRFCVPFLISPNKAEETEFRVIWMARCGINLTVLVFSSSTGEWLAASSSQDWRDIVVVGDPFYFLRPHFSGGCIYWDSPLNQNKLLVLDTSTMEFSIADFPPGEWGDVKLAIVDAGEGRFGMFSIHDGDEGGESVLNYMVGQNKGESSGQLKKVSLSLGYGHRYYFTNYATQNYLILLRTEARPYVGLSQAPSKIEFFSLDVKTMQLERMFIEPSMFGGSKVHIYTNFPPSLLSSPTI, encoded by the coding sequence ATGGAGACCAGCCAGAAAACTTTGCCGGACATCCCCGGCGACCTCTTGGAGAAGATATTCGTCCGGCTGCCCACCCCAGAAGATCTCGCTCGCACCTCCGCCGCCTGCGTCACGTTCCGCGGAGTCGTCACCGACGGCTCCTTCCTCCGCAGCTTCCGCCGCCTCCACGCACCACCAGTCCTCGGCTTCTTCGCGCATAGCCAGTTCCATCCCGCTCCGCCGCCTCACCCCTCCGCGCGTGCCGCCCGCGCGCTTGCCCTAGCCGCTGACTTCAgcttctccttcctcccctcctACTGCAGATGGGGCGTCTGTGACAGCCGCGATGGCCGCGTCCTTCTTGCTCGCAAGCCCGAAAAGGGCAAGGAGGCCCCGATCTTCACGGAGCTCGTGGTGTGCGACCCCTTGCACCGGCAGTACATCCTGCTCCCCACAGTGCCTGAAGATCTGGTGGCATCCGTGGAAAACTCGGTCAAGGATTGTTTCTGGCGCTTCTGCGTGCCCTTCCTCATTTCACCCAACAAGGCTGAAGAGACTGAATTCAGAGTGATCTGGATGGCACGTTGCGGAATTAATCTGACCGTCCTCGTCTTCTCTTCCAGCACCGGGGAATGGCTAGCCGCCTCATCGTCCCAGGACTGGAGGGATATAGTCGTTGTCGGTGACCCGTTCTATTTTCTCAGGCCCCATTTCTCAGGTGGCTGCATCTACTGGGACTCGCCGTTGAACCAGAACAAGTTGCTCGTGCTGGACACTAGTACTATGGAGTTCTCCATTGCAGATTTCCCACCTGGAGAATGGGGCGATGTAAAATTAGCTATTGTCGATGCAGGGGAAGGCAGGTTTGGGATGTTTAGCATCCATGATGGAGATGAAGGTGGTGAATCTGTTCTTAATTATATGGTTGGGCAAAACAAAGGTGAGAGTTCTGGCCAGCTGAAGAAAGTCTCACTCTCACTAGGTTATGGGCATCGGTATTATTTCACAAACTATGCAACACAGAATTACTTGATCCTATTAAGGACGGAAGCTAGGCCGTACGTAGGCTTATCACAGGCCCCATCGAAGATAGAATTTTTCTCACTGGATGTCAAGACAATGCAGCTTGAGAGGATGTTTATTGAACCTTCCATGTTTGGTGGTTCTAAAGTGCACATATATACCAACTTCCCACCGTCGTTATTGTCTTCACCAACAATATGA